A stretch of Bradyrhizobium sp. CCBAU 53338 DNA encodes these proteins:
- a CDS encoding AAA family ATPase, whose product MNMAVITPPEETTSIVTRNRIVCFVNDEVSAGALGKGLEGSNLAVRHGTIRNAIKMLETDTDLFALVADISGIDDPFPELERLAGVCPPDVRVALVGDNREITFYRELMELGLTEYLPKPLTRDIVLDQLRPKLLGDTSHVQADRGGHVVSICGAQGGAGATSIAINLALQVAETTKAKVALLDLHLQGGETAVMLGVRPGPGLRIALENPMRADTLFIERAAIEINERVSLISADEELDAQLDITEAGVRHVLGLLRQRFNYVIVDMPVPFPPSMHPVISLSRHVLVLLEAEVTGLRNAHALRTAVTNIAGKDRVFTLLNRADRAGGLPRPTMVKALGAEPDMVIPDLGKGMTQAVNLGIPALKHVRRLRRHLAPIVREITGVGAEQKGRLRRLIGL is encoded by the coding sequence ATGAACATGGCCGTGATCACTCCGCCCGAAGAAACGACATCCATCGTCACCCGCAACCGGATCGTCTGTTTCGTCAATGACGAGGTCAGTGCAGGCGCGCTCGGCAAGGGCCTCGAAGGCAGTAATCTCGCTGTCAGGCACGGCACGATCCGCAATGCCATCAAGATGCTGGAGACGGACACCGATCTGTTCGCCCTGGTGGCCGACATCAGCGGCATTGACGATCCGTTTCCCGAGCTGGAACGCCTGGCCGGCGTCTGCCCGCCGGATGTCCGCGTGGCGCTGGTCGGTGACAACAGGGAGATCACTTTCTACCGTGAGCTGATGGAGCTCGGCCTGACCGAGTATCTCCCGAAGCCGCTCACGCGGGATATCGTGCTGGACCAGCTCCGTCCGAAATTGCTCGGGGACACCTCGCACGTTCAAGCCGACCGCGGCGGGCATGTAGTCTCGATCTGCGGCGCGCAAGGCGGCGCCGGGGCGACCAGCATCGCCATCAATCTCGCGCTCCAGGTCGCCGAGACCACCAAGGCCAAGGTCGCGCTGCTCGATCTGCATCTGCAGGGCGGCGAGACGGCCGTGATGCTGGGCGTTCGTCCCGGGCCGGGGCTGCGCATTGCCCTGGAAAATCCGATGCGGGCCGACACCCTGTTCATCGAGCGCGCGGCGATCGAGATCAACGAGCGCGTGTCCCTGATATCGGCCGATGAGGAGCTCGATGCGCAGCTCGACATCACAGAGGCCGGGGTGCGGCATGTACTCGGCCTGCTCCGCCAGCGCTTCAACTACGTCATCGTCGACATGCCGGTGCCGTTTCCGCCGTCGATGCACCCGGTCATCAGTCTGTCGCGCCACGTGCTGGTGCTGCTGGAGGCCGAGGTGACCGGGTTGCGCAACGCCCATGCGCTCCGCACCGCGGTCACGAACATCGCCGGCAAGGACCGCGTGTTCACGCTGCTCAACCGGGCCGATCGCGCCGGCGGGCTTCCGAGGCCCACGATGGTCAAGGCGCTGGGCGCCGAACCGGACATGGTGATCCCGGATCTCGGCAAGGGCATGACCCAGGCGGTCAATCTCGGCATCCCCGCGCTCAAGCACGTCAGAAGATTGCGGCGCCACCTCGCCCCGATCGTCCGGGAGATCACGGGTGTCGGCGCCGA